Genomic segment of Streptococcus pneumoniae:
CTTGAACTGCTCATCGCCACGCTTGATTTTATCCATCAAGTAGCTATTTGACATAATACGAAATGTCTCTTGCATATTGTCATAATCTCTCTTAGAAAGGACTACAATGGTGTCTTCCACATCACGCGAGGTTACAATGAGCGCCTCAGCATCTTCATTCACCTGCTTCATGTAATGCTTCAGATTTTGTCTGAAATTTGAGTAAGCTACCGCTTCCATGGAATCATCTCCTTTTGTTTACTTGTACAATAAATTGTACCTCAAAAACATAGAAAAAGCAAGAATTTGTACAAGATATTGTCAAAAAAACGAAAACAAACAGCACAGAACTTCGTTAGAAATCCTGTGCTGTTTGTCTTATTTGGGATATTAAATCTTTTTATTCCCACTCGCTAATTGTCATATATTGATTGACTAGAATTGTTGATTTAATAGCGTTTGATAATACAATCTATTGTTTTAATTTAGTATAATTTGATTATTTTGTTGTTAAATTGTTGTTACTTCTGATGAATATAGTAAAGAAGTTCGTCAACTATTGTTTCGAGAATTTTTTCTTGATTTTTATTGAGATTATGCTGTTCTATCAATTCTGTTTGAAGTTCTGATAGAGTTTTTTTATCTTGTATACATTGTATCCATAGGGAGTGCTTAAAAATGTCTAGTTCGTTAGGAGAAAAACTTTCTATTTTGCTTAGCTTTATATCTCGTAAAGGCATGTAATCAATCAGCGCAAATTTAGTTTGTCCTAGTAGCTCATCAGTGGTAATATTAAATATTTTAGCTAATTTAATTATGTTATCAAGACTAGGTTCATTTTTTCCTGTTTCCCAATCACTATAGGAATTTTGCTTTATGCCAATTTGTTCTGCTAACTCTTTCTGAGTTAGTTTATTTTTTTTTCTAAGAGTTTTCAATTTATCAGTAAAAAATGTCATAATGTATCTCCAATCGTAAAAAACGATATTTTGTTGACAAATATCGTGAAACGCGTTAAAATAGTTGTATCGTATATAACGATATTCAAATTATACCAAACTATTCAACTGTTTGGCAAGTAGAAATGAGGTAACAGCCTATGATTGTATAAAAAAGTCTTTGAAAAGCAGAACTTCTCAAAGACTTACCAAAATAACTAACTTGATTATACCATATTTTAGAGAAAAGAGAAAAGGAGATGGAATGTTATAAAGATTTAAGAGATATTGCAAAAGCTACAGGAAAATCATACAGTTCGGTTAAAAAGTGGCGTTTAAAGGTTGAGGAACTAGCTGGCTATAAGTTTAAAATGACTAGAATGCGAGTGAGCCGTAGACGTGTACAAGATGTCTATCAGTTCACCGAAGAAGAGTTTGAGAAGTTTGTCAGATTGTCTAAAAGGATTGATGAGACAAATAACTTGGCGCAGTCTGTAGTGGAAATTTGGGGTGATTTAAAGGCTCGTAGAGAGCGTAAACTGTATCAAGATGTTGCTGATACAAAAGTTACCCTAAACAAGCTAGTAAAAGCTCACAACTCCAAAAATTTAATAATAACAGCCCTTCAAAATAGGGTAGAGAAACTAGAAGAAAGACTGGAAGTGCTGGAAGAAAATCAGTCTAAAGGCTTCTTCTCACGAAATAAAAAGAAAGAAAAAAGAGGTATTTAAGTTTGAAAAAAAATAAAAGCTAATTGATTTATTGTTTATCCTAATTTTGGGCGCACTAAAAAGAGGTGTTGAAACCTGATTTTTGAGATTAAGCGACATTGAATCCGTGCTGTTGTGCAAAACGAACAGCGTCTTGAACAGACATCGTTTTATCAGGATTTCGTATTTCGGTCAGTCCTTGTAAAACAGGATTGTAGTCTTCTTGTTTCCGTAGCACTTGGTACACAGAAACCAGTAATCTGCGACAGATAGCGATGATAGCTTTTCTGTGCCCACGACGTTTCTTTAGCTTGAGATATTTGTTTCTGAATTCAGGATGTTTATCAGACCTAACAATAGCATTAGCAATTTGAACGAGAAAAGGTTTGAGGTATTGTCCACCTTTAGAAATACGAGTAGAATATTTCTTCCCCGCACTTTCATTGTTGGCAGGGACAAGTCCAGCCCAGGAACAGAGTTTTCCAGCAGAATCAAAGACAGTCATATCGTCCCCTATTTCAGAAATGATTCTGAGTGCAGAGAGTTCCTCTTTGAAACCAGGCACAGTTTGAATTAACTTGACCTGTTCTTGATATTCTTTTCCCAATTCCCGAATCATTGCTTCTAAGTCTTCTTTACAGATAGCTAGGGCATCATAGTGGGCTTTGATGACTCTGATTTTCTCAGCTTGTTCAGGTGTTAATTCGCCTTCCGTAGCGATTTCCAAGTCTTGCACTTTATCCTTCATTCTCTTGTGAACGAGTTGTTCAATGTTTGGTTTCTCTTCAGGATTGTCAAGGATGCTTGTAATAATAGCTTGAGCACTCTTTCCGAAGACATCGGAAACGACACTTGCAATTTGAAGATTAGACCAAGTTAGGCAGTTTTGGTAACGATTTTTCTCGCTAACTTGAAGTTGTGTTAATTTCATTCGATAGCGAAATAGGTCACGTAATTGTCTGATTTTGAGCGGGGGAATAAAGCTAGAAGCAACTAAATCATGCTTGAAGAGGTCGGCTATCCATTGCGCATCTTTCTTGTCGGTTTTCTTTCCTCGAATAGCTTTGACATATTTGGGATGAGCTAAGCAGACATTGGTCTGTTCTTCTAGGATATTGAAAACAGGAATCGAGTATTTACCAGTAGATTCCATACAGACATCGAAGCAGGAATAATATTCCAACCAATCACGTAGCTGAGTGAGTCCATTGGTAAAGGTGGAGAAGCGTTTACGATGGTACTCAGTAATTCCTTGACTATTGGTGATGGCAATAACTGCTACGACAAAAGTTTTATGCACATCAATTCCACAACAATTAGGATAAACGATTTTTAACATAGGAGGAAACTCCTTTCTCAAAAGTAGAGAAGCTCCTATCCCTTGACTGCTCTTCCCTTTCACAAACGAGTCGCTTATCCAAGTATAAGTTTACGTGCTCTTAGTCACAGTTAGTTGTGCTTGATAGGAAGAACCACACCTATAATTATTCGAGGTAGTAGCTGAACTACTCACTTACTCTCCTCCCCGTGATTTGTAGTAGTGATAGGGCTTCTCACTGTTATTATAGACAAAAATAAAGAGCGTAGCACTTTTTCATTCAGTGTTGTGCCTTGAGTGAAACGAAAGGAATGAATTATAATTATGGCACAACCAACATGGAATCGTACACTATCAGAAGTATTACAACAAAATACGGTTCGGAAAACATTTACCAGTGAAAAGACAGGAAATGAATACGAAACTGATGTAATTGAAAAACTTGAAGTTGTCTCTACAGGTAGCGTAGAGGAAGTAGACGGCAAGTATAGTTATTCTGTAGTTGATACAGTTCATCAGCTAGAATACACTATCAAGACACAGAACGAAATTGAGGTATTCTTTGGAGCAGAACTTATCTTTAGTAATGTGACAGGTGGTATGACCAATAATGGTCGCGGTTGGTATAAAGCTGACAGTGTATCTTTGAAGAAGGAAACTCGTTGATTTATAGTGAAAACATAGCTTTTGGTGAGATGTAGCCCGCACCTTCGTTGTCGGGCGGAACGCCCCCGTCAGCGAAGGTGCGGTGCAACTACTAGCTCTCCAAAACCAAGCTATGTTTTCACTAAAGGAGTTTTCATAAGTTTTCATAATTTCGTTATTTCGATTTTAAAAGTTTACATAAATTTTGTCAAAAGTTTTTTTAGCGTTTCTATATATCCATAATGCCAAAACCTATGCGCGCGCCATTCTAGGACTTGACGATAGAATGGTGCAAAACCATTGACACCATTGGGTTTAAGACGGTTAGTCGCCCCTCAAAACGGGGCATTAAAAACCCTAAAAATGGTGAAAAAGGTTGGATATATTCTTGGATATATAGTGGATATATAGAAAGAAAAACGCTTCTATATATCCAAAAAGTGCCAAAATTTTGTGAAAAAAGTTTGAAAACAAAGCGAAAACACTGTTTTATTAGAGAGGAGAAAGATGAGTAGAAAACGAATTAGAAACAGACGATTTCTTTTTGAGCAACAGTTGAAATCGAACTATTGGAATTGGTCTCCCGAGGAGAAAAAGTTGCTTGATAATTGGCAAGAAAATAAGGATAAGATATTTAGACATATCTTTGATTGTATCCGCCATTTAGTAGAAGAAGATGAATTTGTGGAGTTTGCAATAGTTATCCATGATAAAGATGTATCGTATGGTACGAAACTAGTTGAACCGCATGTGCATGGCTATATTGATTTTCCAAAATTGGTTGACTTATCAAAGGTAGCTGGTGCATTAGGCTTGGAACGTGAACGCATTGAAACTCCTAAATCGAAGGGGGGGCGTAAATATACACGTATCAACGCTTTAGCTTATCTTATTCATGCCAAAGATAAAGATAAATACCAATATCCTGCAAGTGATGTAGAAACGTTTGATACGCTTGATTATGAAAGCTTTATCAACCAAAACAAGGAAGATTTTGAAAAATACTCTGCTACTAAAAAGCGTGAAAAATCAGATGAAAGCCTTGATTTAGTTTATGATAAAATTGTCCGTGGAGAATTGACTGAAGACGATATTTTAGATGATGAGAATTTAAGGTATTTATGGTCGCATAACCAACAAAAATTTGATGAAGCCTTTAAGGCTTACGGTAAAATTGCCTCTCGATTAACCTTAAAAGCTATCGAAAGAGGAGAGTTCCAACCAACTATCTTGTATATCCATGGTCACTCTGGTGTAGGTAAAACTAGTTTGGCAAATGAACTAATTACTAGAATTAGTGCGAAAGCAAAAAAAGTTGGCTATAACTGGAATAGATATGATGCGGGTACAAAAAATATTTTTGATGAATATTTTGGCGAAGAGATTATTTTACTTGATGATCCACGTTATGATAGTTTGTTACCGTCCGACTGGTTAAAATTACTTGACCCGCTCAATAAGTCGCATTTGTCAGCACGATATAAAAATAAATTAGTTATTGGTCGTATCATAGTCATTACAAACTATATGAGTTTGGGAGACTTTTTCGGACAAATACCTAAAGAAGATTTAAATCAATATTTGAGAAGATTTCATAATGTAATAGAGATTACAAAGTTAGGCTATGATAGGCAATATGAATTATCAGAAATACGGGAATTGTCTGTTCCAAATTCGACAGGATATAAAATTTTAAATTTTGGAGAGTTTGAAGTATTATCTAGTCAAAGTAAAGATGTATTTTTAGACGATGTTTTAGAACAGTATATCTATCCTAGGATTTTGCCAAAGAAAGTGAAAGATGTGACAGATGACTAGGAAGATAACTCTATTTATAAAATAAAAAAAAGATGCGTGAAAAACTAATCACACATCAAAATTCAAAACAATTAAATTATAACACGAAGGGAAAAGAAAAGCTATGTTTGTGGTCAAAAAAGATTTAATGAAACTCGGTTTTAGTTCTTGGCAAGCTATGATGTTGGTCAAACAAGCAAAGGCAAAATTAGCTAGTCAAGGTCTAACATGGTATGAAAGTAAGGGATTGGGTCGAGTACCTTTGGAAACAGTTGAGGAAATTTTGGGTGTAAAAATTGATGAAGAAACTTTAAAAGATACGGAAGTAGAAAAGCATGCCTAGACTTCCGAATATCTATTCAATGCAAAATGGAACGTTCAGAGCCTCTGTATCGCTTGGATTTGACCGTATAACAGGCAAAAGGATACAGAAGTTAAACGGCTTCAAAACGCAGAAAGAGGCGCAAGAATGGCGTTTACGTATGCTTGCTGATTTTGGGAAAGGTGCATTATCATCTAATAGCTCAATGACTTTTAAAAAGTTTTTAGAGGATTATTTTATTCCAGATTACCAAAGTCAGGTCAGACAACGAACTTTTGACATGACACGGTCAAAATTTAAAAGACTAGCCTACTTTGAAAATATGAAATTGTCGGATATCCTTGCTCCTCATGTAAAGCAATGGCAAAACGCTATGTTTGTTGAGGGGTTATCAAATAACTATATCCGATCCGTTCATCAAATTTTGCAACAGGTATTTGATTTAGCGGTTCGATTGGATATGCTAGCAAGTAATGTAGCCAAGCAAGTCGGCAATGTTAAGAAAGAGCGACCAAAAGTTGATTTTTGGACAGTTGAGGAGTTTCAACGATTTATTAGTACATTTGATAAGTCTAATATCTATGACTTACTCTATTTTACTACATTTTGGTTTTTCTTTATGACAGGGGTTCGTACAAGTGAGTTGCAGGCTCTTGAGTGGTCAAAGATTGATTTTGATAATGGCACAGTTTTGATAGATTGCTCAATGTATTATAAAAATCAAAAAGAGTGGTATATTACAGACACAAAATCAAGTTCAGGTATCAGGCTTTTATATCTTGATGAAGATACTTTAAAGCATTTGAAACATTGGAAACAAGCTCAATCTCAAATGGGAGAATGTAGACTTGTATTCTCACTAGCAGATAGTCCGCTGGTAAAATCGACGTTATAGTCGTTTAGTCTATAAACAGTATTTTAGACTTTCATAGATAGACTTGCCAGCTCTAAGTAGCTCCCGAACCTTATGTTTGAGATTCGCCCAATAGTGTTCAATTGGATTGAGTTCGGGCGAATAAGGAGGTAATGGAAAAAAATAATGTCCTTTGTCTATGGCGAGTTTATCTAACCTGGCTTTGGGGTGAAAGCTAGCATTGTCCATCACAATCAGATGGGGCTCTGACAAAGAAGGCAAGAGTTGCTTGTCAAACCACTTAGTAAAAAAGTCACTTGTCATGCTTTCTTTGTAAATCATAGGCGCAACAATATCCTGACCAACCAGCCCTGCAACGACAGATGTACGTTCAAAACGACGACCACTTATCTTGTCATAGACCTTCACGCCTCTAGGTGCTCGACCTCGCTTTCGGTAAAGATAGGTATCAATCCCTGTTTCATCAATATAGACAATAGGGATGGTATCAAAGCAGGATAAAACCTCATGATACCGTCTCACTTCCTCCTTATTTTGTTCGATGTAGGTCGTCGTCTTTTTTTAAAGTGATACCGAGTTGCTTGAGAGCTGCCCAAACAGAGGAGATACGGCAGTTAAAGTGTTCTGCTATTTCCCGCAAAAAAGCATCCGGGTGTTGCTCTACATATGCTTCTAATTGATCTAAGGGAATTTTTCGAGACTTGGCAACTCGTGCTTTCCGCTCTAGGTGTCCTTGTTCTGCAAGCTGTTTTTCCCACACATACAACGTATTGGTACTAATACCAAAAACTGCACATGCTTCTTTTTTGGTGTGACCAGCAGTAACGTAGTCTATTACTCGTTTTCTAAAATTCAATTCGTAAGCCATAAACTTATTATAACACATACTGTTTATAAACTAAAGGAGTATAAAACGTGTATTACAAGTGCATAGTGATTTTGTTGGTATAAAAACTATTCGTATCCACGATTTAAGGCACTCACACGCTAGTTTTATGTTGTCGCTTGGTATGAATGACCTTGAAATGCAAAACCGTCTAGGACACGCAGATATTAAGACTACACTAGGGACATACTCTCATTTGCGACCAAATGCCATGAAAGAAGTTGCTAAACGCATGACAGGCCAAGTAGTAGTTACTGAAAACAATGTTAGAAAAAGCAAATTTAGCGGCAATCAACACACTATAAAATTTGACAAGTAACTAATTTTATGTGATAATGATTATGCAAGAACTGTAACGAAGTCTTGGCAAAAACAAAAATACCAGAGCTCCACCTCTGGTATTTTCTTTTGTCCAATATGCAAGTTACCGAACTCAGGTTATTTGTCTTTGTCGCCTTTTTCTATCCACTTTCTGACTATCCACTCAGAAATGACATTACCTGTGATTGTGACAAGTAAAGGTGCTAGAATAACTGTAACGAAGATTAGCAAAAACTCACCTCCAAACTAAGTTCGTTAGTGGAGTTGCGACAAACATTATTATATCATAAACCTTAGCTATTAACACTCCTTTTTGAAGTTTGACTAGCGTAGTCTGTTAAACGAAAAAAGGAGTCCTCAACGTAGTTGATAAAGATTAATCTATTTTTTGTTGTTAAATTGTTGCTAAGGTTAAAATAAAAGCCCATAAAACGTTCATTTCATAGGCTTTTAATAACAATAAACTCTATTCCCACTCAACAGTTGCTGGTGGTTTACTTGTGATATCGTAGACGATGCGGTTGACGTGGTCCACTTCGTTGACGATACGGACTGAGATTTTTTGGAGAACATCCCATGGGATTTTAGCGAAGTCTGCAGTCATGCCGTCAATAGAAGTGATAGCACGGATAGCAATAGTGTAGTCGTAAGTACGACCATCTCCCATAACACCGACAGATCGCACGCCAGTATTTACTGTAAAGTACTGCCAGATGTCACGATCAAGACCTGCTTTTGCGATTTCTTCACGGAGAATAGCATCAGACTCACGGACGGTTTCGAGTTTTTCTTCGGTGATTTCCCCCATGACACGAATGGCAAGTCCTGGACCTGGGAATGGTTGGCGCCAGACGATTTCATCAGGCATGCCAAGCTCCGTTCCCAAAGCACGAACCTCGTCCTTGTAAAGAGTATTGAGCGGTTCAATCAATTTGAACTGCATGTCTTCTGGTAGTCCACCCACATTGTGGTGTGATTTAATGGTTTGGGCAGTATCAGTTCCTGATTCGATAACGTCTGTATAAAGCGTTCCTTGGGCAAGGAATGCAACGTCAGTTAGCTTACTTGCTTCATCATCAAAGACATAGACAAATTCATTTCCGATGATTTTACGTTTTTGCTCAGGGTCAGACACACCTGCTAATTTATCAAGGAAACGTTTAGCAGCATCGGCTTTGACAATGTTCAAGCCAAATTTACCACCTAGCATGTTCATCACTTGATCAGCTTCGCCTTTACGAAGAAGACCGTGATCTACGAAGATACAGATGAGTTGTTCACCGATTGCTTTTTGAAGAAGGACACCAACAACAGATGAGTCAACGCCACCAGAAAGACCAAGAAGGACTTTCTTATCACCCACAGTTTCACGGATTTTCGCAATCTGCATGTCAATGAAGTTGTCCATAGACCAGTCACCTTTGGCACCACAGATGTTGATTGCAAAGTTACGTAAGATATCATTTCCATAAACGGAATGACGAACTTCCGGGTGGAATTGGATACCATAAATCTTCTTGTCTGGATTTTCAATAGCTGCATAAGGGCAATCTGCTGAGGTTCCTGTACGGACAAAGTTGTCAGGAATTTCTGTTACAGCATCACCATGACTCATCAAGACAAGCTGCTCATCAGGCGTCCCTGCAAAAAGAGAAGAAGGAGTATGGGTCAGTTCAGACTGACCGTACTCACGATTTCCCGCATCACCTGCAGGAACAACCTTACCACCTAGTTTGTGGGTAATCAGCTGCATTCCGTAGCAAATTCCCAAAATTGGAATGCCTAATTCAAAAATTTCTGGGTCAATATCAAAAGATCCGTCCTCGTAAACAGAGTTTGGTCCACCTGAGAGAATAATTCCGACAGGATTGATATCACGGACTTCAGCCGCTGAAATCTTGTGGCTCTTGAGCTCAGAAAATACTCCAATCTCACGAATGCGGCGTGAAATCAGCTGATTGTATTGGCTACCGTAGTCTAAAACGATGATTTTTTCAACGTCTTGCAATTCAGTTGTTGTCATCTTTTCCCTTTCTGAAAGTAAATATCTTTTCCCTATTCTAACACAAAAGCTGTTGATTTCCAACTGAAATCACCAAATAATATTTGACCTCTTTCCTTTTTTATCATACAATGAACATAGAAAGAAATTCGTTAGAAAAAGAGGTTTCTATGCAGCCAGCCTATATTCAAATCCATGATCAGATCAAAAAAGACATTGATGAGGAGGTCTGGAAAGTTGGAAAGCGTTTACCAAGCGAGAGAGATTTAGCCGAGCATTTTGGTGTCAGTCGTATGACTCTTCGTCAAGCTGTTTCGCTCCTTGTCGAAGAAGGGGTTTTGGAGCGTCGTGTCGGTAGCGGAACTTTTGTAGCTAGCACACGGGTTCAGGAAAAAATGCGAGGAACAACTAGCTTCACCGAAATCATCAAATCCCAAGGAAAAACTCCCTCTAGCGACTTGATTTCCTATCGAAAAACGATTCCCAGCCAGGAAGAAGTGGAGAAGTTAGGTATTTCTCGTGAGGATACGATTATCCGTATGGAGAGGGTGCGCTATGCAGATCAGATTCCAGTTGTTTATGAGGTGGCGAGCATTCCAGAGAAATTTATCAAAAATTTCAAAAAAGAAGAAATCACCAGCCATTTCTTTCAAACTCTTCAAGAACACGGCTATAAGATTGGCAAATCCCAACAGACTATTTATGCTCGTTTAGCCAAGGAAAAGATTGCCCAGTATTTGCATATCAAGCCCAAGCAGGCTATTTTAGGATTGACACAAATTTCATATTTTGAAGATGGTACTGCCTTTGAATATGTGAAAAGTCAGTATGTCGGAGAGCGATTTGAATTTTATTTGGAAAATAATTAGTTTGCATAATTTTTGTTATGTAAACTTTTTTGTTTCTAAAAATAGCTATACAGCTTTATCCTGTCAAAAAAATTTGGTATAATAGAGACTATGGAAATTGAAAAAACAAATCGGATGAATGCCCTTTTTGAATTTTATGCGGCACTCTTGACCGATAAACAGATGAATTATATCGAGCTGTACTACGCTGATGATTACAGTTTAGCTGAGATTGCGGAGGAATTTCAGGTCAGCCGTCAGGCGGTCTATGACAATATCAAGCGGACTGAGAAGATTTTAGAAGATTATGAGAAGAAATTGCACATGTATTCGGATTACATTGTTCGCAGTCAGATTTTCGATCAAATCTTAGAACGCTATCCAGCAGATGACTTTTTACAAGAGCAAATCAGCATACTCAGTAGCATTGATAATAGAGAATAAAAGGAGAAATTATGGCTTTTGAAAGCTTAACCGAACGTTTACAGAATGTCTTTAAAAACTTACGTCGCAAGGGCAAAATCAGCGAGAGCGATGTCCAAGAGGCAACCAAGGAAATCCGCTTAGCCCTACTTGAAGCAGACGTTGCACTACCAGTCGTCAAGGACTTTATCAAGAAGATCCGCGAGCGTGCAGTTGGTCATGAAGTAATTGAGACCTTGAATCCTGCCCAACAAATCATCAAGATTGTCGATGAAGAGTTGACTGCGATTTTGGGGTCTGATACGGCAGAAATCATCAAGTCTCCCAAAATTCCGACGATTATCATGATGGTCGGTCTGCAAGGGGCTGGTAAAACCACCTTTGCAGGAAAATTGGCAAACAAGCTCAAAAAAGAGGAAGAGGCCCGTCCTTTACTGATTGCGGCAGATATCTACCGTCCAGCAGCGATTGATCAGTTGAAAACCTTGGGGCAACAGATTGACGTGCCTGTCTTTGAATTGGGAACAGGGGTTCCAGCAGTTGAGATTGTCAAGCAGGGGCTAGAAGTTGCCAAACAACACAATAATGACTATGTTTTGATTGATACGGCGGGTCGTTTGCAGATTGACGAAGTGCTGATGAATGAATTACGTGACGTCAAGGCACTTGCTCAGCCAAATGAAATCTTACTCGTAGTTGACGCCATGATTGGTCAGGAAGCAGCTAACGTTGCCCGTGAATTTAACAACCAGTTGGAAGTAACGGGTGTCATCTTGACCAAGATTGACGGGGATACCCGTGGTGGTGCGGCGCTCTCTGTCCGTCAGATTACAGGCAAGCCAATCAAGTTCACAGGTACTGGTGAGAAGATTACGGACATCGAAACCTTCCACCCAGATCGCATGTCTAGCCGTATTCTCGGTATGGGGGACATGCTGACCTTGATTGAGAAGGCTTCTCAAGAATACGATGAGAAGAAGTCGCTTGAACTCGCTGAAAAAATGCGGGAAAATACCTTTGATTTCAATGATTTCATTTCACAGTTAGACCAAGTCCAAAACATGGGACCAATGGAAGATTTGCTTAAGATGATTCCAGGTATGGCAGGCAATCCTGCCCTTGCCAATCTCAAGGTGGACGAGCGTGAAATTGCTCGCAAACGGGCGATTGTATCATCTATGACACCAGCTGAACGTGCAAATCCTGACTTGCTCACGCCAAGCCGTCGCCGTCGTATTGCCAATGGTTCTGGAAACACTTTTGTCGAAGTCAACAAATTCATCAAGGACTTTAACCAAGCTAAAGCAATGATGCAAGGTGTCATGTCTGGTGATATGAACAAGATGATGAAGCAAATGGGGATTAACCCTAACAATCTTCCGAAAAATCTCCCAAACAATATGGACATGTCTGCCCTTGAAGGCATGATGGGTCAAGGTGGAATGCCTGATTTGTCAGCATTAGGAGGCGCTGGTATGCCAGATATGAGCCAGATGTTCGGCGGAGGCCTCAAAGGTAAAATCGGTAAATTTGCCATGGAACAATCCATGAAACGCATGGCCAATAAAATGAAAAAAGCGAAAAAGAAGAGAAAATAGGAATGTTAACAGCAGAATAGGGTCTAAACCATTTGATTTGCTAATACTGAAATAGAAATCATCCATCAGTGTATTATAATAAACTTAAGTGTGAAAAACGTTCTAAAGAACCGTGTTCACAGTTATAAAGGACGAAGGCGTAAACGAGAACATTTTGTTCTATTCAAAAAATTATAAAGCAGGTCTAAAATTTAGATCTGCTTTAAATTGAATTCATAGCACTGGGAGCCCGGGTTCCCCAAAAAAGCTTTAGGTTTCAAAGTAAAAACTAAATATTTCTAAACATTTGCCCTAACATAGTCCAACCCCTTGATAATACTGGAATAGAAGCATAAAGTACATTGAATCAAAAATGTACTTTATTTTTGTTTTGTACATTATTTTAGACCTTAGTAAGGTACATATTGAGAGTAAGTGGTTACAATTTATATAGAAATTCAATTGTACAAATTTAAGTAAAAA
This window contains:
- a CDS encoding GntR family transcriptional regulator; translated protein: MQPAYIQIHDQIKKDIDEEVWKVGKRLPSERDLAEHFGVSRMTLRQAVSLLVEEGVLERRVGSGTFVASTRVQEKMRGTTSFTEIIKSQGKTPSSDLISYRKTIPSQEEVEKLGISREDTIIRMERVRYADQIPVVYEVASIPEKFIKNFKKEEITSHFFQTLQEHGYKIGKSQQTIYARLAKEKIAQYLHIKPKQAILGLTQISYFEDGTAFEYVKSQYVGERFEFYLENN
- a CDS encoding putative DNA-binding protein; its protein translation is MEIEKTNRMNALFEFYAALLTDKQMNYIELYYADDYSLAEIAEEFQVSRQAVYDNIKRTEKILEDYEKKLHMYSDYIVRSQIFDQILERYPADDFLQEQISILSSIDNRE
- the ffh gene encoding signal recognition particle protein, producing MAFESLTERLQNVFKNLRRKGKISESDVQEATKEIRLALLEADVALPVVKDFIKKIRERAVGHEVIETLNPAQQIIKIVDEELTAILGSDTAEIIKSPKIPTIIMMVGLQGAGKTTFAGKLANKLKKEEEARPLLIAADIYRPAAIDQLKTLGQQIDVPVFELGTGVPAVEIVKQGLEVAKQHNNDYVLIDTAGRLQIDEVLMNELRDVKALAQPNEILLVVDAMIGQEAANVAREFNNQLEVTGVILTKIDGDTRGGAALSVRQITGKPIKFTGTGEKITDIETFHPDRMSSRILGMGDMLTLIEKASQEYDEKKSLELAEKMRENTFDFNDFISQLDQVQNMGPMEDLLKMIPGMAGNPALANLKVDEREIARKRAIVSSMTPAERANPDLLTPSRRRRIANGSGNTFVEVNKFIKDFNQAKAMMQGVMSGDMNKMMKQMGINPNNLPKNLPNNMDMSALEGMMGQGGMPDLSALGGAGMPDMSQMFGGGLKGKIGKFAMEQSMKRMANKMKKAKKKRK